Proteins encoded together in one Pseudobacteroides sp. window:
- the helD gene encoding RNA polymerase recycling motor HelD, which yields MITDKKTWDYEKAYLDRVIDEIRKQFDNGINAASSYKKEAIELQKSMWEDVRCAPTGLSDLEGAAQMWQYQVELSNQARKYKFSNEKVNRLEKMYQGPYFGRIDYIEDGEEKVEQIYIGIYTLSTNNNMDILVYDWRAPISSMLYDYEIGLCSYECPAGSINGEMMLKRQYKIQNSNIVYMFDSSLSINDEMLKEILGKSTDNRMKTIVTSIQREQNSVIRNSQNRILIVEGPAGSGKTSIALHRAAYLLYKYRESIKSENILVFSPNHVFEDYISNVLPELGEENIRRSTFMDFFANMFESKFRIESMNQQMEYILSGNHDKTRLRCIRFKASLKFLNILKKYIQHVESGLYTEFKDLIYNGTLIISAEEIFSTFKNDYSLFSYAQRLEKLRQRLFYLLEQYEEKRVRELLEKEMLEDNTISEEKKKVAKQKAREEFEAVKNEIIKMTSFDIYMLYTELFRNMESFAEPSDKQESEELSSLANYTIRQLGRDIIHYEDLAPIILLKTVLDTVDNTKSLKHVIIDEAQDYTALHYEIIKKAFDHSNITILGDLNQSVNGYMNIGSFETISDTFNMKDTKSIKLTKSYRSSKEIADFCKEILMSQSNLEQLNRHGSKPKIIKADKSNIFKRISDDVTELKDKGCKLIAVICKTAGQCEMLYKSIKSYVGISLISNQNEVYRGGVVIIPSYLAKGLEFDAVLVNSIEDTVYSQEEDRRLLYTVCTRALHELYLYYSDTMSHFIKNIGEEYYNIIS from the coding sequence ATGATTACTGACAAAAAGACTTGGGATTATGAAAAGGCCTACCTGGACAGAGTTATCGACGAAATAAGGAAACAATTTGATAATGGGATTAATGCTGCAAGCAGCTACAAAAAAGAAGCCATCGAGCTGCAGAAGAGTATGTGGGAAGATGTTAGATGTGCACCTACCGGTTTATCTGATCTGGAGGGTGCTGCTCAGATGTGGCAATATCAGGTGGAGTTGTCTAATCAAGCACGAAAATACAAGTTTTCAAATGAGAAGGTAAACCGTCTTGAAAAGATGTATCAAGGCCCATACTTTGGAAGAATAGACTATATTGAAGATGGCGAAGAAAAAGTAGAACAAATTTACATTGGTATATACACATTAAGCACAAACAATAACATGGACATTCTTGTTTATGACTGGAGAGCACCAATTTCCAGCATGCTCTATGATTATGAAATTGGTTTATGCAGCTATGAGTGTCCAGCAGGTTCTATAAACGGGGAAATGATGCTTAAAAGACAATACAAAATCCAAAATTCCAACATAGTTTATATGTTTGACAGCAGTCTAAGTATTAACGATGAAATGCTGAAAGAAATTTTAGGAAAAAGCACGGATAATAGAATGAAAACTATCGTGACCAGTATACAAAGAGAACAAAATTCTGTTATAAGGAATAGTCAAAACAGAATACTTATAGTAGAAGGTCCTGCCGGCAGTGGTAAGACATCTATTGCACTTCACAGAGCTGCATATCTTTTGTATAAATACCGGGAGAGTATAAAATCGGAAAATATTCTTGTTTTTTCTCCGAACCATGTCTTTGAGGATTATATTTCCAATGTTTTACCTGAATTAGGTGAAGAGAATATAAGAAGAAGCACATTTATGGACTTTTTTGCAAATATGTTTGAGTCCAAGTTTCGAATTGAATCTATGAATCAACAAATGGAATATATACTGTCAGGCAATCATGATAAAACAAGATTACGTTGCATTAGATTCAAAGCCTCATTAAAGTTTCTAAACATATTGAAAAAATATATACAACATGTTGAAAGCGGTTTGTATACTGAATTTAAAGATTTAATTTACAATGGTACCCTTATTATTTCTGCTGAAGAGATATTTAGCACCTTTAAAAATGATTATAGTCTTTTTTCCTATGCACAGCGGCTGGAAAAACTTCGTCAAAGGCTTTTTTATCTTCTGGAGCAATACGAGGAAAAGAGGGTCAGGGAATTATTGGAGAAAGAAATGTTGGAAGACAATACAATTAGTGAAGAAAAGAAAAAAGTGGCAAAACAAAAAGCAAGGGAGGAATTTGAAGCAGTTAAAAATGAAATAATTAAAATGACATCTTTTGATATTTACATGCTATACACTGAATTATTCAGGAATATGGAGTCATTTGCCGAGCCTTCTGATAAACAGGAAAGTGAGGAACTCAGTAGTCTGGCTAATTATACCATTCGACAATTAGGGCGGGATATCATCCATTATGAGGATCTGGCACCAATTATATTGCTAAAAACGGTACTTGATACCGTAGATAATACAAAATCCTTAAAGCATGTAATTATTGACGAGGCTCAAGATTATACAGCCCTTCATTATGAGATTATAAAGAAAGCTTTTGATCATTCCAACATTACTATTTTAGGCGACTTGAACCAGTCTGTTAATGGGTACATGAATATTGGAAGTTTTGAAACTATCTCAGATACATTCAATATGAAGGATACTAAAAGTATTAAATTAACAAAAAGCTATCGTTCAAGCAAAGAGATAGCGGATTTTTGCAAGGAAATCCTTATGTCACAAAGCAACTTGGAACAGCTAAATCGACATGGAAGTAAACCAAAAATCATAAAAGCTGATAAAAGTAATATATTTAAAAGAATATCTGATGATGTTACTGAACTAAAGGACAAGGGCTGTAAGCTCATAGCAGTTATATGCAAGACAGCAGGCCAATGCGAAATGTTATATAAATCAATAAAATCATATGTGGGTATAAGTCTTATTTCCAATCAAAATGAGGTTTATCGCGGGGGTGTAGTGATAATCCCGTCCTACCTGGCTAAAGGCCTTGAATTTGATGCTGTTTTAGTTAATTCAATTGAGGATACGGTTTATTCTCAAGAAGAGGATAGAAGGCTTCTATATACTGTATGTACAAGAGCTTTACACGAGCTGTATTTATACTACTCTGACACAATGTCTCATTTTATAAAAAACATAGGGGAGGAATATTACAATATAATTTCTTAA
- a CDS encoding RidA family protein — translation MKKEVLTTKKAPEAIGPYSQAIKVGDFIYTSGQIPIEPVTGQIVPGGIEAQTKQVLENINAILTNAGSSFQNVIKSTVFVKNMNDFTAINNIYGQYFKEPYPARSLVEVARLPKDVLIEIEVIALV, via the coding sequence ATGAAAAAGGAAGTACTTACAACAAAAAAGGCTCCTGAAGCAATTGGTCCATATTCACAGGCAATTAAGGTAGGGGATTTTATTTACACATCAGGTCAGATTCCCATTGAGCCTGTAACAGGTCAAATAGTGCCGGGTGGTATCGAGGCACAAACAAAACAGGTTCTCGAAAACATAAATGCAATTCTAACTAATGCTGGAAGCAGTTTTCAAAATGTTATTAAATCAACAGTCTTTGTAAAGAACATGAATGATTTCACTGCCATAAATAATATATACGGGCAGTATTTTAAAGAGCCCTATCCTGCAAGATCTCTGGTAGAAGTTGCAAGGCTTCCTAAAGATGTTCTTATTGAAATTGAGGTTATAGCCTTAGTGTAG
- a CDS encoding homocysteine biosynthesis protein — MGYKSFDEINEKIRAGKAVVVTADEIIDIVEEKGLKQAAKEIDVVTTATFGPMCSSGMFINFGHSDPPIRMGKVWLNDVPAYAGIAAVDAYIGATELSETKGMEYGGAHVIEDLISGKDIKLYAESYGTDCYPLKEITTYINKNNINQAFMFNPRNAYQNYNAATNSSEKILYTYMGTLLPQMGNITYSTSGQLSPLLNDPNYRTIGIGTRVFIGGAQGYVAWEGTQHNPEQNRGENGVPVGSSGTLALIGDIKKMDRRFIRAAVYEKYGISMFVGIGIPIPVLDEEILKYTTVRDSEIFTNIYDYSVQKRSRPVIKKVSYAELRSGSVEINGKIISTAPMSSLKKAREIAELLKQQIRTGEFLLTQPVSNIPRENRMSSLDVRGESNEKD, encoded by the coding sequence ATGGGGTATAAAAGTTTTGATGAGATTAATGAAAAAATTAGAGCAGGGAAAGCAGTAGTAGTAACAGCAGACGAAATTATTGACATTGTAGAGGAGAAAGGGCTTAAGCAAGCCGCAAAAGAAATTGATGTGGTTACGACAGCTACATTTGGGCCTATGTGCTCAAGTGGTATGTTCATCAACTTCGGACACTCGGATCCGCCTATTAGAATGGGGAAGGTGTGGCTCAACGATGTACCTGCCTATGCAGGGATTGCAGCAGTAGATGCATACATAGGTGCTACGGAATTATCCGAAACAAAAGGAATGGAGTATGGGGGAGCCCATGTCATTGAGGACTTGATTTCAGGAAAGGATATAAAGCTCTATGCTGAAAGCTACGGTACAGACTGTTATCCCCTGAAGGAAATAACCACATATATTAATAAAAACAATATCAACCAGGCGTTTATGTTCAATCCGCGTAACGCTTACCAGAACTATAATGCAGCTACAAATTCTTCAGAAAAAATATTGTACACATACATGGGGACTTTACTTCCGCAAATGGGTAATATTACATACAGCACTTCGGGGCAGTTAAGCCCGCTTTTGAATGATCCCAACTACAGGACAATAGGTATCGGTACCAGGGTGTTTATAGGGGGAGCACAAGGGTATGTAGCGTGGGAAGGCACTCAGCACAACCCTGAGCAAAACAGGGGAGAAAATGGTGTTCCCGTAGGATCATCAGGAACACTGGCACTAATAGGGGATATCAAGAAAATGGACAGAAGGTTTATCCGGGCTGCCGTTTATGAGAAATACGGTATCAGCATGTTTGTCGGAATAGGGATACCGATTCCTGTTCTAGATGAAGAAATTTTAAAATATACTACTGTACGGGATAGTGAAATATTTACAAACATATATGACTACAGCGTGCAGAAAAGATCAAGGCCTGTTATAAAGAAAGTAAGCTATGCGGAGCTTAGGAGCGGAAGCGTAGAAATCAACGGAAAAATTATTTCTACAGCACCTATGTCCAGTCTCAAAAAGGCACGTGAAATCGCCGAGCTTCTAAAGCAGCAGATCAGGACAGGTGAGTTTTTGCTTACACAGCCTGTTTCAAATATTCCAAGGGAAAACAGGATGAGTTCTTTAGATGTCAGGGGGGAGTCAAATGAAAAAGATTAA
- a CDS encoding NIL domain-containing protein: MKKIKVSLIYPAGDVSKPITYHLVRDFNLVINILHADISLNKMGKLVLDIEGEEQDIENGLKFVEEQGIKYKLFTKTIIWQEDDCIHCGACTAVCPSNALSMDKSDWSLTFDREKCLICELCVKSCPLNVMCVSI; this comes from the coding sequence ATGAAAAAGATTAAGGTATCGTTAATATACCCTGCAGGAGATGTAAGTAAACCGATAACATACCACCTGGTGAGGGATTTTAATCTGGTAATAAATATACTGCATGCGGATATAAGTTTAAATAAAATGGGTAAGCTGGTGCTGGATATAGAAGGTGAAGAACAGGATATTGAAAATGGACTGAAATTTGTAGAAGAGCAAGGTATAAAGTACAAGCTCTTTACCAAAACAATAATATGGCAGGAAGATGATTGCATACACTGCGGTGCCTGCACAGCGGTTTGTCCGTCAAACGCACTTTCAATGGACAAGTCTGACTGGAGTCTTACTTTTGATAGGGAAAAGTGCCTGATTTGCGAGCTTTGTGTGAAGTCATGTCCACTAAATGTAATGTGTGTATCAATCTAG
- a CDS encoding ACT domain-containing protein produces the protein MLVKQISVFLENKSGRLAEVTKTLGKEGIDISALSIADTTDFGILRLIVNQPEKAEAILKENGFTVSSTSVIAIAVQDKPGGLASALDVLESQSIGIEYMYAFIGKTTDEALVILRVEDSEKAIQTLENNNIKVISSKDVYDL, from the coding sequence ATGCTGGTAAAACAAATATCTGTTTTTCTGGAAAACAAGTCGGGAAGGCTTGCAGAAGTAACTAAAACTCTTGGTAAAGAGGGAATAGACATAAGTGCATTGTCTATAGCCGATACAACGGATTTTGGGATATTGAGGCTTATAGTTAACCAGCCTGAAAAGGCAGAAGCAATTTTAAAGGAAAACGGTTTTACAGTCAGCAGTACAAGTGTTATAGCGATTGCTGTACAGGATAAACCCGGAGGATTGGCTTCTGCACTGGATGTATTGGAGAGCCAGTCTATTGGAATTGAGTATATGTATGCTTTCATTGGAAAGACAACAGATGAAGCTCTTGTCATTTTAAGGGTTGAAGACTCTGAAAAGGCTATTCAAACCTTGGAAAACAATAATATAAAGGTTATTTCTTCAAAGGATGTCTATGATCTGTAA
- a CDS encoding M14 family metallopeptidase: MEILRLGSTGPNVKLIQSLLRQIGYNIEAVDGVFGNNTRQAVASFQRNNGLTSDGIVGPATWAVFDRLLLGYDTYVVRPGDSLYNIARRYYTTLNAILTANPGINPSALRIGQQIIVPYGIDVVFTDIDYTYEILERQIRGLRVRYPFIEIGVAGKSVLGKNLYYIRLGRGTKQVSYNASHHANEWITTPLLMKFVENFSRAYSVGGFLGGYNVPDIWRQTSIYIVPMVNPDGVDLVNYWPNYTNPAYVEAARINTTGRPLPSVWKANIRGVDINLNYPAEWEKEKELEIEAGITGPAPRDYGGPAPLSEPESNAMVNFTRNRNFRLVIAYHTQGEVIYYGFQNLEPPETQTIAQLFARVSGYAISNNPAEASYAGYKDWFVQDFRRPGFTIEVGRGVNPIPVTQFPTIYRQNEEILILGALV, from the coding sequence ATGGAAATATTGAGACTGGGCTCAACAGGGCCAAATGTGAAACTGATTCAAAGCCTTTTAAGACAGATTGGTTATAATATTGAAGCGGTTGACGGGGTTTTTGGAAATAATACAAGGCAAGCAGTGGCTAGCTTTCAAAGGAATAATGGGCTTACCTCGGATGGAATTGTCGGGCCTGCAACATGGGCTGTTTTTGATAGGTTGTTACTGGGCTATGACACTTATGTTGTTAGGCCCGGTGATTCTCTATACAATATTGCAAGGAGGTATTACACTACCTTAAACGCTATATTGACTGCCAATCCCGGAATAAATCCAAGTGCATTAAGGATTGGTCAGCAAATAATTGTGCCTTATGGTATTGATGTTGTTTTTACAGATATTGACTACACATATGAGATTCTTGAGAGACAGATAAGAGGGCTCAGGGTGAGGTATCCCTTTATAGAAATTGGTGTTGCCGGAAAAAGTGTTTTGGGTAAAAATTTATACTACATTAGACTTGGACGAGGTACAAAGCAGGTGTCCTACAATGCTTCACACCATGCAAATGAATGGATAACAACGCCTTTACTGATGAAGTTTGTTGAAAACTTCTCAAGGGCTTACTCTGTAGGTGGATTTTTAGGAGGATATAACGTTCCCGACATATGGAGGCAGACGAGTATCTATATTGTGCCAATGGTTAATCCTGATGGGGTTGATCTGGTAAATTACTGGCCTAATTATACCAACCCTGCTTATGTGGAGGCAGCAAGAATAAATACAACAGGACGACCCCTTCCAAGTGTATGGAAGGCAAATATTAGAGGTGTTGACATAAACCTCAATTACCCTGCAGAATGGGAAAAGGAGAAAGAGCTTGAGATTGAAGCAGGAATAACGGGACCGGCACCAAGAGATTATGGAGGGCCTGCACCATTATCAGAGCCCGAATCTAATGCCATGGTAAACTTTACTAGAAACCGGAATTTCAGGTTGGTTATAGCTTACCATACTCAAGGTGAGGTAATATATTACGGCTTCCAAAACCTTGAGCCGCCTGAAACACAAACTATTGCACAGCTATTTGCAAGAGTAAGCGGGTATGCAATATCAAATAATCCGGCAGAAGCATCATATGCAGGCTATAAGGATTGGTTTGTTCAGGATTTTAGACGACCGGGATTTACAATTGAGGTTGGACGGGGCGTTAATCCGATTCCCGTTACACAATTCCCGACAATTTATCGTCAGAATGAGGAAATACTTATATTGGGAGCATTGGTATAG
- a CDS encoding glycoside hydrolase family 9 protein encodes MYKWSKLHKKIAFFLLITFTVSITVLPRTVSGAADFNYGEALQKGIMFYEFQRSGKLPDNMRTNWRGDSGMTDGADSGLDLTGGWYDAGDHVKFNLPMAYTATMLAWSVYENRSSYEKSGQLPYILDNIKWATDYLIKCHPSPNVYYYQVGDGGPDHNWWGPAECMQMKRPSYKVDTAKPGSAVAGEAAAALASAAAIFKATDPEYSALCLKHAKELFTFADATKSDAGYTEAANFYKSWSGFYDELTWASMWIYLATNDETYLKKAESYEPNWARENQSTTIKYKWAHCWDDKLMGALLLLARATNKPLYKECFERHLDYWTTGAGSNRIAYTPKGLAWLDTWGSLRYATTEGFLGSVYAEWSGANATKAATYKSFAKSQIDYALGSTGRSFVVGFGVNPPQHPHHRTAHGSWSDQDTVPDYHRHVLYGALVGGPNASDGYTDEIKDFTSNEVACDYNAGFVALLSYMVGKYGGTPIPNFNAIEKPTNDEFFVETSINGKGDNYIEIKSLTNNRSGWPAKVSDKLSYRYYIDITEAVNAGFKAEDMVVSTNYNDGGKASSLKPYDAAKNIYYVEVDFTGTKIYPGGQSNYKKEVQVRIAGPKDTKFWDNTNDFSFQGVAPQGETPKLNKYITVYDNGVKVFGTEPNGSGVPSPTSSVKPTVSPTVSPTNTPVPSGTPVVSSRPISGYVDGSGFKVELEGTQYYSTSDSNGYFIINDVTPNSSGYTVKISKPGFLARRVTTKIPINYYSISISSKSNPIGLVEGDFNDDGAINMGDIILLARYFNTTTGQAGYDSKFDLTKDGALNMADVMKLAIRFGMTSEDYAPIYVPLPQG; translated from the coding sequence ATGTATAAGTGGAGCAAGTTACACAAAAAAATTGCTTTTTTTCTTTTGATCACGTTTACCGTATCAATTACCGTTTTGCCTCGGACTGTTTCGGGTGCGGCAGACTTCAACTATGGTGAGGCCCTTCAGAAGGGGATAATGTTCTATGAGTTCCAGCGTTCGGGTAAGCTTCCAGACAATATGAGGACCAACTGGCGTGGAGACTCTGGAATGACCGACGGTGCAGATTCCGGGTTGGATTTGACAGGCGGATGGTATGATGCGGGAGACCACGTCAAATTTAATCTTCCGATGGCGTATACAGCTACCATGCTTGCATGGAGTGTTTACGAAAACCGCAGCAGCTATGAAAAGAGCGGACAACTTCCTTACATACTGGATAACATCAAATGGGCAACTGATTATTTGATAAAATGCCATCCAAGCCCCAACGTGTACTATTATCAGGTAGGTGACGGAGGGCCTGACCATAATTGGTGGGGACCGGCAGAGTGCATGCAGATGAAGAGACCTTCCTATAAGGTAGATACTGCAAAGCCGGGATCGGCTGTTGCAGGGGAAGCAGCAGCAGCACTTGCGTCAGCGGCAGCCATATTTAAGGCTACAGATCCGGAATACTCGGCTTTGTGTCTAAAACACGCAAAGGAGCTTTTTACTTTTGCCGATGCAACAAAGAGTGATGCAGGATATACCGAAGCTGCAAATTTCTACAAGTCATGGAGTGGATTTTACGATGAGCTGACATGGGCTTCCATGTGGATATACCTTGCCACTAATGACGAAACATACCTTAAAAAGGCTGAAAGCTATGAGCCAAATTGGGCAAGGGAAAACCAAAGCACTACTATAAAGTACAAATGGGCACACTGCTGGGATGACAAGCTTATGGGTGCGTTATTGCTTCTTGCAAGGGCTACAAACAAGCCGCTCTATAAGGAGTGCTTTGAAAGGCATCTTGACTATTGGACAACCGGAGCCGGTTCAAACAGAATTGCTTATACCCCTAAAGGTTTGGCATGGCTTGATACATGGGGGTCATTAAGGTATGCAACAACCGAAGGTTTTTTAGGAAGTGTTTATGCTGAGTGGTCAGGAGCCAATGCTACAAAAGCTGCAACATATAAAAGCTTTGCAAAGAGCCAGATTGATTATGCGTTAGGAAGCACAGGAAGAAGCTTTGTAGTGGGATTTGGGGTCAACCCTCCGCAGCATCCTCACCACAGAACAGCACACGGCTCATGGTCCGATCAGGACACTGTTCCAGATTATCATAGGCATGTTTTGTACGGTGCACTTGTAGGAGGACCAAATGCATCTGATGGTTACACTGATGAAATAAAGGATTTTACATCCAACGAGGTTGCATGCGATTATAATGCAGGCTTTGTTGCCCTATTATCATATATGGTAGGCAAGTATGGCGGAACTCCAATACCAAACTTCAACGCAATAGAAAAGCCAACCAATGATGAATTCTTTGTTGAAACATCAATCAACGGTAAAGGCGATAACTACATAGAAATAAAGTCATTGACCAATAACAGGTCTGGATGGCCTGCTAAAGTGTCAGACAAATTATCCTACAGGTACTATATAGACATAACTGAAGCGGTTAATGCAGGGTTTAAGGCAGAGGACATGGTTGTTTCAACAAATTATAATGACGGAGGAAAGGCATCAAGCCTAAAGCCTTATGATGCAGCAAAGAATATATATTATGTTGAGGTTGACTTTACAGGAACCAAGATTTATCCTGGAGGACAGTCAAATTACAAAAAGGAGGTTCAGGTAAGGATTGCCGGACCAAAGGATACCAAGTTCTGGGATAATACAAACGATTTCTCCTTCCAAGGTGTTGCACCACAAGGAGAAACACCTAAATTGAATAAGTATATTACAGTTTATGACAACGGCGTGAAGGTTTTCGGTACCGAACCAAACGGTTCTGGAGTGCCAAGCCCAACGTCATCGGTTAAACCAACAGTGTCGCCAACAGTATCACCTACAAATACACCTGTTCCCTCCGGAACTCCTGTAGTATCAAGCAGACCCATTAGCGGATATGTAGACGGATCAGGTTTCAAGGTTGAACTTGAAGGAACACAATACTATTCAACATCCGATTCAAACGGATACTTTATTATTAATGACGTTACCCCTAATTCATCCGGATATACGGTTAAGATTTCCAAACCTGGATTTTTAGCCAGAAGGGTTACTACCAAAATTCCAATAAACTACTACAGTATTTCTATATCAAGTAAAAGCAACCCTATAGGCTTAGTAGAGGGAGACTTCAATGATGATGGAGCTATAAATATGGGAGATATAATACTATTGGCAAGATACTTTAATACTACGACTGGCCAAGCGGGTTATGATTCTAAGTTTGATCTTACTAAAGATGGTGCACTCAATATGGCTGATGTTATGAAGCTTGCCATACGTTTCGGAATGACATCAGAAGATTATGCACCTATTTATGTTCCTCTTCCTCAGGGATGA
- a CDS encoding MutS-related protein, with translation MDIQSIQEQISLIWPDEDKIQNHYLPDNYGMIEDIALEELAKALNFNNRSKLNAPALMSMFTDDSEIINYRLEIIEDFVNNPDLVNGLEGMLPMLAELTDITINKGIEESQLLKAVKRLGELDLYVKCVQQLYSLLANSKKKNKSRGLTRLQNKLKNTMDSTIFRSLSERLPKLRTNFEGLSSVTVGINLDAQLRPVEATLLSINKQKFKGEPFLEKIFNKKKHKDDFVGISELHSLDDATVHWDPNNSSASALKLLSHKNSYFKGKDTINSMALTQTLFNDLKPILENIIKPISSEIAYFTKINSGFLAKLEPELKFFIGSARFIGRIQALGLHMCKPEIVSKEQRVFNVEGIYNINLALFMHYKQPSVFLTSMIVTNDVNFDNSGRIFILTGPNRGGKTTYTQAIGLTQIMAQIGLYVPAAKAKISPVDMIYTHFPTEEKPDSNLGRLGEESKRLEEIFKKATRYSLVLLNESLSSTSAGESLYIAKDIVCALKLLGVRAVFATHLHDLALDLDFFNKNKLGDSRVISLVSGVYNVEDAIKNNNEIAIRTYKIIPGPPLGNSYARDIASRFGISLDNLVKTLKERDVIDKNLDIKDFNKKNK, from the coding sequence ATGGATATACAATCTATACAGGAACAAATTAGCCTTATTTGGCCGGATGAGGATAAAATCCAAAACCATTACTTGCCTGATAATTATGGCATGATTGAAGATATTGCTTTGGAAGAGTTGGCAAAAGCCCTAAATTTTAACAACAGATCCAAATTAAATGCTCCAGCCCTTATGTCTATGTTTACAGACGACTCTGAAATAATAAATTACCGACTTGAAATAATAGAAGATTTTGTCAACAACCCTGATCTCGTTAACGGCCTTGAAGGTATGCTGCCAATGCTGGCAGAACTTACCGATATAACGATCAACAAGGGTATTGAGGAGTCTCAACTTCTAAAAGCAGTTAAACGTTTGGGAGAGTTGGATCTCTATGTGAAGTGTGTACAACAATTATACTCACTATTGGCAAACAGCAAAAAGAAAAATAAATCAAGAGGTCTTACAAGGCTTCAGAACAAACTTAAAAACACTATGGACTCAACCATATTCAGATCGCTTTCTGAAAGGCTTCCAAAACTTCGTACCAACTTCGAAGGCCTTTCAAGCGTAACTGTCGGCATAAACCTTGATGCTCAGCTAAGACCTGTTGAAGCAACTCTGCTTTCAATTAACAAGCAAAAGTTTAAAGGAGAACCCTTTTTAGAAAAAATATTTAATAAGAAAAAGCATAAGGATGATTTTGTAGGTATTTCTGAACTTCACAGCCTTGATGATGCTACGGTTCATTGGGATCCCAACAATAGTTCTGCCTCAGCATTAAAGCTCCTCTCCCATAAAAATTCATACTTTAAGGGTAAGGACACAATAAACAGCATGGCACTTACGCAAACTCTCTTTAATGACCTTAAGCCTATTCTCGAAAACATTATTAAGCCCATATCTTCTGAAATTGCTTACTTTACAAAAATCAATTCCGGTTTTCTGGCAAAATTGGAACCTGAACTGAAATTTTTTATAGGATCTGCAAGATTTATAGGAAGGATACAGGCCCTTGGGCTTCACATGTGCAAGCCGGAAATTGTTTCAAAGGAACAGCGTGTTTTCAATGTAGAAGGAATATACAATATAAATCTGGCCTTGTTCATGCATTATAAGCAGCCCTCAGTATTTCTGACCAGCATGATAGTCACAAATGACGTAAACTTTGATAACAGCGGGCGTATTTTCATTCTTACAGGACCCAACAGGGGTGGAAAAACCACATACACACAGGCTATCGGTCTTACACAAATCATGGCACAGATAGGCCTCTATGTTCCTGCTGCCAAGGCTAAAATTAGTCCGGTTGACATGATCTACACCCATTTCCCAACAGAGGAAAAACCCGATTCAAACTTGGGAAGGCTTGGCGAAGAATCCAAACGATTAGAGGAAATATTTAAAAAGGCGACTCGTTATAGTCTTGTTTTGTTAAACGAATCTCTATCAAGCACCAGTGCAGGCGAAAGCTTATACATTGCAAAGGATATCGTATGTGCATTAAAGCTTCTAGGTGTGCGGGCAGTATTTGCAACCCACTTGCACGACCTTGCCTTGGATCTTGACTTTTTTAATAAAAACAAGCTCGGAGACAGCAGGGTTATAAGCTTAGTATCCGGTGTATACAATGTAGAGGATGCCATAAAGAACAATAACGAAATCGCCATACGGACATATAAAATAATTCCAGGTCCTCCTCTCGGCAACAGCTATGCCAGGGATATTGCCTCAAGATTCGGAATCAGCCTTGACAATCTTGTGAAGACATTGAAGGAGCGGGATGTGATTGACAAGAATCTGGATATAAAAGACTTCAACAAAAAGAACAAGTAA